In Nocardioides nitrophenolicus, the genomic window TCGGACCGTACGGCGAGTCGGGCCGCCCCAGGCGGGGGCGGGGTCCCGTCGGTGCGGACCGCGACCTCGCCGAGCGCACAGTGAGCACGGCCGCCGGGCAGCACCTCGCCGGGCAGCAGGGAGGCGTGGCCGATGAAGGCGGCGACGCGGGGGTCGGCGGGGGTCAGGTAGACGTCGGCGGGGGCGGCGACCTGGAGGAACTGGCCGGAGACCATCACGGCGACCTGGTCGGCCAGGGAGAGCGCCTCGCCCTGGTCGTGCGTCACGAGGACGGCGGCGGCGTCGGCCGCCCGCAGCGCCCGGACGACGGCGCGGCCGGTCTCCTCGCGCAGGGAGGCGTCGAGGGAGGAGAACGGCTCGTCGAGCAGGACGAGGGCGGGGCGGGGAGCGAGCGCTCGGGCGAGCGCGACCCGCTGCTGCTGGCCGCCGGAGAGCTCGTGGGGGTACCGCTCGGCGAGGGCGGGGTCGAGCTCGACCAGGCCGAGTGCCTCGCTGACCACGGCCCGGGCGGTGCCGGCGCGGCGCTGGGCGCGCGGCAGGCCGAAGGCGACATTGCGGGCGACGGTCAGGTGGGGGAAGAGCGCGCCCTCCTGGGGGACGTACCCGATGCCGCGCTCGCGCGCCGGGACCGTCCGCGGGCCGCCCACGACCGGGCGACCGGCGACCGAGATCGTGCCGGCGCTGGGCTCGACGAAGCCGGCGACGGCGCGCAGCAGGGTGGTCTTGCCGCAGCCCGAGGAGCCGAGGATCGCGGTGACGCCCGTGGTGACGGCGAGGTCGAGGCCCTGGAGCACGGGGGTGCGGCCGTATCCGGCACTCAGGCCGCGGATCTCGAGTGCGGTCATCAGCGGCTCCTGATGCTCAGCCGGGCCAGCAGCCAGGTGGACGGGACGGACAGGACGATCAGGGCCAGCGCGTACGGCGCGGCGGCCCCGTACGCGATCGAGGACGCGTCGGACCAGAACCGGGTGGCGAGCGTCTCGGTGCCGAGCGGCGCCAGCAGCAGGGTCGCGGTGAGCTCGGTCGAGACGGCGAGGGCGACGAGCGCGGCGCCCGCCGACAGTCCCGGTACGACG contains:
- a CDS encoding ABC transporter ATP-binding protein, with translation MTALEIRGLSAGYGRTPVLQGLDLAVTTGVTAILGSSGCGKTTLLRAVAGFVEPSAGTISVAGRPVVGGPRTVPARERGIGYVPQEGALFPHLTVARNVAFGLPRAQRRAGTARAVVSEALGLVELDPALAERYPHELSGGQQQRVALARALAPRPALVLLDEPFSSLDASLREETGRAVVRALRAADAAAVLVTHDQGEALSLADQVAVMVSGQFLQVAAPADVYLTPADPRVAAFIGHASLLPGEVLPGGRAHCALGEVAVRTDGTPPPPGAARLAVRSEQVQVRPAGSADGVPGEVVDVSFFGHDATIRVRLASGEQVTARTPSDSVPAAGDQVRVTVVGEVTAFAG